The sequence CGTAAAAAAAAGTTCCGCATAAGCGGATTGCCATAGAAGGAAATTGGATAATCTCCTCTCCCCAGCGGTTCTAATCAATAAATCTACTGCCGGAAGGGGGTACGTATACAAATATTTTTCGAGTTCTTTTGTGCTGATCGGTTTTTGGATGGAGATGGACTTCTTCTTTCTTTCTTCCGTTAATCTGGAAAACGCACTTAAAATCTCTTCCTGGGACCCGTAATTTAAACAAAAGTTCACCGTTAATTTGCGGTTTTTGCGGGTGATCTCTGCAGCATGATCGATTTTAGATAAAACCAAGGAACTCAGTTTTTTCCTAGAACCTGAATGTAATATTCTAATACCTTTGGCGTGTATCTTATCCAAACGGGAATCTATAAATTCCACTAATAGATTGAATATGGATCTGATCTCTGTGATCGGACGTTTCCAGTTTTCTGTGGAGAATGCATATAGAGAAACTACTTCTAAACCCAGTTCTAAACTGGAATCCATCAGACGATCGATCGCGTCTGCTCCTGCTCTATGTCCTTCGGACCTGGAAAGTCCTTTAGATGTCGCCCATCTTCCGTTCCCATCCATGATGACGGCCACGTGACGGGGAATTTTTTTTTTGGAAGAAGCCAAACTTAGACCGTGGTGATTTCCTTCTCTTTTTCAGCGGTAACTCCGGATATCTTCTCTATATAAGAATCCGTAATTTTTTGCACCTGGTCTTGTAGAGTTTTTAATTCGTCTTGGGAAATTCCCTCGGAATGTTTTTTAAGATCTTCCATCGCATCCCTGCGGATGTTTCTGACAGCGACCTTCTTCTCTTCCGATTTGGATTTTACCACTTTTGCCAATTCTTTACGTCTTTCGCCCGTTAGTTCCGGAATGATAATACGAATGACTACCCCGTCGTTCGTAGGTTGTAACCCTAGTCCCGAAGCTTGGATTGCCTTTTCGATATCTTTCATGATTCCCTTATCATAAGGAGAGACCACCAGAAGTCTAGGTTCAGGAGCCGAGATATTTCCCAATTGGTTGATGGGTGTAGGAGCTCCGTAATATTCCACTCTTAGGTCTTCGATCAATGCAGGATTGGCCCTGCCCGTCCGGACTCCCGCGAAATCCTTTTTTAAGAGTTCCACGGTTTTATCCATCTTGGACTTCATTGCGTTGATTAATTCTTCATTCGCCATCGATCCGAATATCCTCCGAGTTGGAAATCAGGGTACCAATTTTTTTGTCCCCGAGAACCAAATCTTTTAAATTGCCCCGCTTAAAAATGTCAAATACGATTATCGACATATTGTTTTCCATACAAAGGCTTAGGGCAGTAGAATCCATAACTTTCAACCTACGTTTGATGGATTCCATAAAGGAGATATGAGTATATCTTTTAGCACTTGGATCTTTTTTAGGATCCGCTTCGTAGACCCCATCCACTTTTGTGGCCTTTAGGATCACTTCGCACCCTACTTCTACTGCTCTTAAACTTGCTGCAGTATCCGTAGTAAAATAAGGATTACCGATCCCACCTGCAAAGATCACGATCCTTTTCTTTTCCAAGTGACGGACCGCTCTACGACGAATATAACTTTCTGCGATGGAATGGATATCGATTGCGGATTGAACTCTTGTATAGAGTCCTTTTTTTTCGCAGGCATCTTGAAGTGCCAATGCGTTTTGGATGGTAGCAAGCATCCCCATATAATCTGCGGTTGCTTGGTCCATTCCCACTTTAGCGAGATTTGCTCCTCGGATCAGGTTTCC is a genomic window of Leptospira neocaledonica containing:
- the frr gene encoding ribosome recycling factor, translating into MANEELINAMKSKMDKTVELLKKDFAGVRTGRANPALIEDLRVEYYGAPTPINQLGNISAPEPRLLVVSPYDKGIMKDIEKAIQASGLGLQPTNDGVVIRIIIPELTGERRKELAKVVKSKSEEKKVAVRNIRRDAMEDLKKHSEGISQDELKTLQDQVQKITDSYIEKISGVTAEKEKEITTV
- a CDS encoding isoprenyl transferase, whose product is MASSKKKIPRHVAVIMDGNGRWATSKGLSRSEGHRAGADAIDRLMDSSLELGLEVVSLYAFSTENWKRPITEIRSIFNLLVEFIDSRLDKIHAKGIRILHSGSRKKLSSLVLSKIDHAAEITRKNRKLTVNFCLNYGSQEEILSAFSRLTEERKKKSISIQKPISTKELEKYLYTYPLPAVDLLIRTAGERRLSNFLLWQSAYAELFFTENLWPDFGDKDLREALDWFTRRTRKFGGLENG
- the pyrH gene encoding UMP kinase, producing the protein MSQETSKYKRILIKLSGEALAGEGEFGIDSNKAHSLAEEIKEVHSLGVEIALVVGGGNLIRGANLAKVGMDQATADYMGMLATIQNALALQDACEKKGLYTRVQSAIDIHSIAESYIRRRAVRHLEKKRIVIFAGGIGNPYFTTDTAASLRAVEVGCEVILKATKVDGVYEADPKKDPSAKRYTHISFMESIKRRLKVMDSTALSLCMENNMSIIVFDIFKRGNLKDLVLGDKKIGTLISNSEDIRIDGE